The DNA region AGGCCTGCTATCGGCAGGCTAACGCGCGAGCTAGCGGACGTGATGCACCGACCCGGCGAGCGGGACGGCAAAAAAGGGGCGGCGCCGGAGGTCTGCGGCGCCGCCCTCGCCCGCCGGCCCCAAAGCCTTTACCGCGTCTCGGTCTGCTCCCGCTCGGCCAGCACCAGGGCGTAGACCAGCCCGGCCACCAGGCCGCCGGCCAGCCCCAGCCAGTACATGGCGAAGTCAGCCCAGTGGTTGGCCACGGCGGCGGTAGCGAAGACGCGGGCCACGTTCAGGGCCGCCCCCGTCAGGGGGAAGGCCAGGACCATGGCCACGAACATCACCAGCCCCACCGCCAGGCCACCGAAGGCCCGCTGGCCGCGCGGGTCCACCAGGGTGGAGAGGAAGGCCAGCACCAGCACGAAGGTCAGGGCCGCCTCCAAGAAGCCGCCCGTGAACAGGGCCGGCCAGCTCCCGTGATAGCGGTCGCTGAAGGTCAGAACCGCCGAGCGGGCAGCGTCAGCCGCCATGCCGCGGTAGACGAAGTTGAGCATGAGGGCGCCCAACAGCCCGCCCACCAGCTGCCCCGCTATGTAGAGGAGGCCCTCCAGCAGGGGCAGCCGCCGAGCCGCCATGACGCCCAGGGTCACCGCGGGATTGATGTGGCCCCCGGAGAAGGGGTGGAAGACGGAGACGATGATTCCATAGGCGAGAGCGGTGCCCAGGGCGACCGTCAGCAGGCCGATGGAGCCATAGGTGCGCTCGGCCACATGGACCAGCAGGGAGCCGGCCAGGAAGACGAAGGCCAGGCTACCCAGGAACTCGGCGAAGACGGGACGGGCCGCCTCCACCATCTCCCGCACGTTGGCGGGCACCCAGGTCCAGGGCACCTCCCTGGTGCCCCACCTGACCTTTATGGGAGGAAACAACACCGCCATACCCTATCACCTCCTCCATCGGGTCGTCAGGGCCGGCGGGCGGCCGGTATCGTCTTTTTCGATGACCGACCTTCTCTCCTCCGATAACCAATCTAGCCAACAGCGGGCGTGCCTGTCAAGTATGGCGAGAATGTGGCAGTTTGCGGGGGATACTCACAGTCCCAGGGCCCGCCTCACCGCTGCCACCTGCTCCCGGGGCGACAGCGAGGCGGACAGCGCCAGCCGCTCGTCAGGAGGCAGCTCGTCCGGGGGCTCCAGGGCCTCCTTCTGGCGCAGGTAGATCTGCCAGTCGGCGTCGGAGGGGCCGCCCGTGCTCTCCCGCCCCTGCAGCCGTCGCCGCACCAGCTCGTCGTCGGCCTGCAGCTCGATACAGAGGAAGCGCACTCCCTGCCGCTGGGCCAGCCGCCGCGCCGCCTGGCGCTGCCAGCGGCGCAGGAAGGTGGCATCCAGCACCACCCATCGCCCTTCCCGGAGCAGCGCCTCGGCCCGCGACAGCATCTCGGCGTAGGTGCGGCGGGTGACGGACGGAGCGTACAGGCCCCGCTGCCAGGGCGCCCGCGCCGACTGCTCGGGAGGGAGGCCTGCCAGCTCCTTGCGCACCACGTCGGAGGAGACGACAGGGAGACCCAAGGCCCCTGCCAGGGTGGACTTGCCGCTGCCGGCCAGCCCGCAGGTGATTATCAGGGCCGGCCAGTCGCGGGCCGCATAGCGACAGGCCAGGTCGAAGTAGCGCCGCGCTCGCTCCAGGGCCGCCTCCCTCTCCCCGGGCGGGACCTCGGGCTGGCGCAGCAGAAACCCCTCCACCTTGCCCCGCACCGCTGCCCGGTAACAGCGATAGAAGTCCAGCACCTGCGGCAGCCCGCCGTCACCGCTCGCCTCCAGGTAGGCAGACACGAAGGCTTCGGCCAGGTCGGGACGGCCCCGGAACTCCAGGTCCATAGCCAGGAAGGCCACGTCCCCGGCCACGTCGGTGCAGCGGAGACGTCGACTGAACTCGATGCAGTCCATGATGCAGACGGAGCCGTCGGGCCAGACGACGACGCTCTCGCTGCGCAGGTCGCCATGACACTCCCGCACCCGCCCCTCGGCCGCGCGCTGTCGCAGCAGATGCCGACGGCGGCGCAGGAACCAGGACACGTAGCCCCGCAACAGGGCATCCTGTTCCGGGGCGATGGTCTCGCCCACGAAGCCCTGCCACTGCTGGAAGTTCTCGCGCCAGGCATAGGCGATGGCCCAGGTGCCGTAACGGGCCACATGAGGGCCCGAAGGGGCCTCCGCATGGGCCTGGGCGAGACGGCGGGCGATGGCCGCCAGCATCTCCGGCGTGGCCTGGCCCTCCGCCAGCAGGCGGTGCAACATGCGCTCCTCGGGCACCCGCCGCATCCTGACGGCATACTCCACCGCCCGCCCCCGACCGTCCAGGGAGAGACGTCCGTCCTCGTCCCTCACCGTCGCCACCCCCAGGTAGACGTGGGGGCAATAGCGGCGGTTCAGCTCCACCTCGCGCCGGCAGTAGTAGCGCCGGCGGGCGGGAGTGGAGTAATCGAGAAAGCCGAAGTCTACCGCCTTCTTGACCTTGTAGGCGTAGTCGCCGGCCAGGAACACGTAGGAGATATGGGTCTGGAGGACGTCCACCCGCTCCACCGGATGGGGGTAGAAGGACGGGTCCAGGAAGGCGCGCAGCACCGGCGGCAGGGAGGAGGCGTCCATGGCGCGCCCCAATATAGCAGAAGGGGTTCTGGCACTCAAGCATTGGGACTGCTAAAGCCCCGGGCCATGTGGCATTCTTGCTATAAGCGCTATCAAGTCTATTGACAACGAATGCCGTGGGAGTTAGAATGCAGTCGCGACCAGGGTGGCAGGAGGTGATGGCCATGCGCGAGATGCGACGCTGCCCTCGCTGCAGCGGTATGCTCTTCGTGGAGACCTACCTGGGCAACGAGGCCGACCTGGTGTGCGTGCAGTGCGGCTACCGCAGGCCCCTGGAGACGCCCCCCTTCTATGACCGCCGCAGCCGGCGCCAGGAAGGCCAGCCTGCCCGCCGCGCTGCCTGATGCCTCCCTCGGCCACGTCGTCCGTCGTCACCTCCTTCCTGCTCAGGCGAGGCCCGGGCGGGCCTCGCCTGCTCTTTCTGCGTCGCAGCGCCAGGGTGGGCACCTACCGTGGTCGCTGGGCCGGCATCAGCGGCTACCTGGAGGACGCCGATCCCCTGGCCCAGGCCCTGCGAGAGATAGAGGAAGAGGCTGGCCTCCCGCCCTCTGCCGTGCAGCTACTGCGGGCCGGCCGCCCCCTCCCGGTGCCCGACCCCCGCCTGGGACGGCTGTGGATAGTCCACCCCTTCCTGTTCGAGGTCGCCCAGGGGCAGGCACCTCGCCTGGACTGGGAGCACACCCGCGCCCGCTGGGCGCGCCCCGAGACCGTCTTCCGCCTGCCCACGGTGCCCCGCCTGCCCGAGACCCTGCAGAGGGTCTACCCCTTGGTGCCGCCGTCCGTCGAGGCCGCTGCCGAGACCATCGCCTCCGACCGCAGCAGGGGCGCCCGCCAGCTGGCGGCGGCTGCGCTGGAGGCCCTGGCGGCCGTCGCACCCGCCCCGCCCGTCCGGCTGCGGGCCGCCGCCTGCTACCTGGCCCGCGCCCGCCCTGGCATCCCGGCCATTGCCCTGGCGGTGGCCCACGCCTACTCCCGTGCCCTGGGCTCCTCGGACCCGTCTTCTTCTTTGCGTGAGGCTGCAGGTCGTCTGGAGGGGACGGCCAGGGAGGCGGCGCTGCAGGCAGCATCGGTCCTCCCCGCCGGCACCGTCTTAACCTACAGCCGCTCCTCCACGGTACTGCTGGCCCTTCTGGCCCGTCGCCCAGCCCGGGTGCTCCTGAGCGAGGGCCGGCCGGGACAGGAGGGGCTGCAGATGGCGCGAGAGCTGGCCAGGGCCGGCATCGACGTGACCCTGGTGGCCGACGCCCAGCTCCCCGGCCTGGTGGCCGAGGCCGAGGCGGTGGCCGTGGGGGCCGATGCCATCCTGGCCGACGGCTCCTTCCTCAACAAGGCGGGGACCATGCCCCTGGCGTTGACTGCCCGACGCCTTCGCGTGCCCGTCTACGTGGTGGCCGAGTCCTGGAAAGTCCTCCCTCCGGGCGTCCGTCCCTTCCCCGAGGAAGGCGACCCGGCCGAGGTGGCCCCGCCCCTGACGGGGGTGACGGTGCGCAACCCCTACTTCGAGACGACCCCCGGCCCCCTGGTGACGGCCTATCTCACGGAGGAAGGGGCCTTGACCCCGGCTGCCCTGCGCCCGAAAGCCCTCGCCGCCCGCGAGGCATGGCGGCGGCTTTTCGGGCGCTCCCGGGCCGATTTGGCCTAGGGGGGACGCTGGACTACACTGGTATCGTCGGCCCCTAGCGGAGGGGAACTGTGTCCCAGTCCCTGCACAGGCTGATGCAGTCGCTGGAGCAGGCCAAGGAGGAGCTGGCCTCGGCCCTGGAACAGGTGTCTCCTCAGGAGTTCGCCTGGGAGCGGGAGGGGCGCTCCATCCGGCGCACCGCCGAGGAGACGGCCGACCGCCTCAATCTCCAGCTCAGCCGCCACCTGGCGCGGGCCTTGGGGCTGCCGCCCCCGCCCTGCGTGGTCCCGGCCCAGCTGGGCTCGCCCCGGGAGGCAGCCATCGCCGTGCGCATAGCCCACCGGCGCTTTGGCAACCTGCTGCACGACCTCCAGTCCGAGGACCTGGCCCGGGCCGTCACGGTGGATGGCGAGGGTCAGGTAAAGGTGGGAGACCTCGTGGAGAGGGCGCTGGCCTGTTACCGGGAAGCCCTGGCCCAGGTGAGGGAGCTGCGGGAGGCCTATCGGGAGGCGATGGGCGGGATATGAGGGAGGGACGCTGGCACCGACAGGCCCTGGCTCGCGAAGTCCAGGCGCCCGACGACCAGATCGACCTGGCCCGCTGCGCCCTCCTCATCGCCTGTGAGGAGTACCCGGGGCTGGACGTGGACTCCTACCTGTGCCTCCTGGACGAGCTGGCCTGTCGCTGCAGGAGGCAGCTGCGACCCGGCAGCGGCCCTTACCACATCATCGGCACCATCAATCACGTCCTCTTCCAGCAGGAGGGCTTTCGGGGCAACCGACGCGACTATTACGACCCCGACAACTCCTATCTGAACCGGGTGCTGGAGCGAAAGGTGGGCATCCCCATCACCCTTTCGCTGGTCTACATGGAGGTGGCGCGCCGCCTGGGCTTCCCCCTTTGGGGTGTGGCCCTGCCCGGCCACTTCATCGTCAAGCACGTGGGGCCCGAGGAGGAGGTCTTCATCGACCCCTTCCATGAGGGTGCCATCCTCAGCGTCGAGGAATGCGAGGAGCTGGTTTGGGAGGCCACCGGCCGCTCCGACCTGCTGAGCCCCCACCACCTGGAGGCCACCACCAGGCGCCAGATGCTACTGCGCCTGTTGCATAACCTGAAGGCCATCTACGTGGGGCGAGAGGACTACACCCGCGCCCTGGGAGTCATCGAGCTGGCTCTCACCATCGCCCCCTGGGACCTGGACCAGGTGCGGGACCGGGGCCTGGTCTGCTATCATCTGGGCCGCTACGGCCAGGCCATCGCGGACCTGGAAAGCTATCTGCGCTTCTGCGACGGCGCTCCCGATTCGGCCAAGATAGCCATGGTGGTGGACATGGCCCGCCAGCGCCTGGCCGACGAGGGCCAGGAAGGCAAGTGAAGGAACGCCGCCCCCTGCTCATAGCCCACGCCTACGGCAACCGCCGCGACCTGCTGGAGGCCGCCCTGCAGGCGGGTGTCGACATGGTGGAGGTGGACGCCTGGTGCAGGGGCGGTCGCCTGTGGGCCCGGCACGAGCGACGGCTGGGGCCGCTGCCCCTGCTGTTCGACTGGCGCCGACACGCCTATCACGGCCTGGGACCCTGGGCGGTGCCTCTGGGCAACGGCTACCTGCGCCTGGACGTCAACCCGCTGCCCGTGGACGAGGTGATGGAGGCCACCAGGGGCCGTTGTCGGCTGCTGGTGGACGTCAAGGGCCGCTACACGCCTGCCTATGCCCGCCAGTATGTGGCCGCCCTGGAGCGGCTCCTGAAGGCTGCCCCGGGACAACTGGTCCTCTGCGGCCAGGAGTGGGGGGTGCTGGAGGCGGCTCGCCGGGCACTTCCCTCCCTGCCCGTCCGCTACAGCCTGGAGACGCCGCACCAGTGGCAGAGGCTGTGGCCCCGCCTGCGCGACGGCCTCCGTCCGGACGGCCTCTGTCTGCACCGCTCGCTGGTAGAGCCACAGCGGGCGGCCCTGTTGGCCGAT from Dehalococcoidia bacterium includes:
- a CDS encoding aquaporin yields the protein MAVLFPPIKVRWGTREVPWTWVPANVREMVEAARPVFAEFLGSLAFVFLAGSLLVHVAERTYGSIGLLTVALGTALAYGIIVSVFHPFSGGHINPAVTLGVMAARRLPLLEGLLYIAGQLVGGLLGALMLNFVYRGMAADAARSAVLTFSDRYHGSWPALFTGGFLEAALTFVLVLAFLSTLVDPRGQRAFGGLAVGLVMFVAMVLAFPLTGAALNVARVFATAAVANHWADFAMYWLGLAGGLVAGLVYALVLAEREQTETR
- a CDS encoding AAA family ATPase, with the translated sequence MDASSLPPVLRAFLDPSFYPHPVERVDVLQTHISYVFLAGDYAYKVKKAVDFGFLDYSTPARRRYYCRREVELNRRYCPHVYLGVATVRDEDGRLSLDGRGRAVEYAVRMRRVPEERMLHRLLAEGQATPEMLAAIARRLAQAHAEAPSGPHVARYGTWAIAYAWRENFQQWQGFVGETIAPEQDALLRGYVSWFLRRRRHLLRQRAAEGRVRECHGDLRSESVVVWPDGSVCIMDCIEFSRRLRCTDVAGDVAFLAMDLEFRGRPDLAEAFVSAYLEASGDGGLPQVLDFYRCYRAAVRGKVEGFLLRQPEVPPGEREAALERARRYFDLACRYAARDWPALIITCGLAGSGKSTLAGALGLPVVSSDVVRKELAGLPPEQSARAPWQRGLYAPSVTRRTYAEMLSRAEALLREGRWVVLDATFLRRWQRQAARRLAQRQGVRFLCIELQADDELVRRRLQGRESTGGPSDADWQIYLRQKEALEPPDELPPDERLALSASLSPREQVAAVRRALGL
- a CDS encoding NUDIX domain-containing protein, whose protein sequence is MPPSATSSVVTSFLLRRGPGGPRLLFLRRSARVGTYRGRWAGISGYLEDADPLAQALREIEEEAGLPPSAVQLLRAGRPLPVPDPRLGRLWIVHPFLFEVAQGQAPRLDWEHTRARWARPETVFRLPTVPRLPETLQRVYPLVPPSVEAAAETIASDRSRGARQLAAAALEALAAVAPAPPVRLRAAACYLARARPGIPAIALAVAHAYSRALGSSDPSSSLREAAGRLEGTAREAALQAASVLPAGTVLTYSRSSTVLLALLARRPARVLLSEGRPGQEGLQMARELARAGIDVTLVADAQLPGLVAEAEAVAVGADAILADGSFLNKAGTMPLALTARRLRVPVYVVAESWKVLPPGVRPFPEEGDPAEVAPPLTGVTVRNPYFETTPGPLVTAYLTEEGALTPAALRPKALAAREAWRRLFGRSRADLA
- a CDS encoding transglutaminase-like domain-containing protein; its protein translation is MREGRWHRQALAREVQAPDDQIDLARCALLIACEEYPGLDVDSYLCLLDELACRCRRQLRPGSGPYHIIGTINHVLFQQEGFRGNRRDYYDPDNSYLNRVLERKVGIPITLSLVYMEVARRLGFPLWGVALPGHFIVKHVGPEEEVFIDPFHEGAILSVEECEELVWEATGRSDLLSPHHLEATTRRQMLLRLLHNLKAIYVGREDYTRALGVIELALTIAPWDLDQVRDRGLVCYHLGRYGQAIADLESYLRFCDGAPDSAKIAMVVDMARQRLADEGQEGK
- a CDS encoding glycerophosphodiester phosphodiesterase, with translation MKERRPLLIAHAYGNRRDLLEAALQAGVDMVEVDAWCRGGRLWARHERRLGPLPLLFDWRRHAYHGLGPWAVPLGNGYLRLDVNPLPVDEVMEATRGRCRLLVDVKGRYTPAYARQYVAALERLLKAAPGQLVLCGQEWGVLEAARRALPSLPVRYSLETPHQWQRLWPRLRDGLRPDGLCLHRSLVEPQRAALLADMGIGFYVWTVDRPEEARRVLELGAEGVITNRLDLLASLPR